One genomic segment of Pedobacter endophyticus includes these proteins:
- a CDS encoding alginate lyase family protein, which produces MRKLIFILVLMGLYLGVTAFSAGKPFAPVTMQKDAEKLLKKQILTEAAWAMKQEPITVTASSSPRSAGRKHDFFSEADYFWPDPKTPDGPYINRDGLTNPDNFVEHRKAMIRFSKVIGALASAYKLTGDEKYVLQAVKHFRAWFINAKTLMNPNLLFAQAVKGKFTGRNYGIMDTIHLMEVAQGALVMQRAKTFDKNTLAGVKQWFADYTLWLNTSKPGIQEKTVKNNHATCWAMQAASFARLCGDEKMLDSLRNRYKTILLPNQMGTDGSFPLETARTKPYGYSIFNLDAMTMLCQILSTPQDNLWTFETPDGKSIKKGIAYLYPFVADKSKWTLQPDVMYWNNWPVAQPFLLFGAVQFDQKNWYSTWAKLDHQPQVEEVIRNLPIRNPIIWF; this is translated from the coding sequence ATGAGAAAACTAATTTTTATTTTGGTTCTGATGGGCTTGTATCTGGGCGTTACCGCGTTCTCGGCGGGAAAACCGTTTGCACCCGTCACTATGCAGAAAGATGCAGAAAAGTTGTTAAAAAAGCAGATTTTAACCGAAGCGGCCTGGGCAATGAAACAAGAACCCATTACCGTTACCGCATCTTCTTCGCCAAGAAGCGCCGGAAGAAAACACGATTTCTTTTCAGAAGCCGATTACTTTTGGCCCGATCCGAAAACCCCCGATGGGCCATACATCAACCGAGATGGTTTAACCAACCCGGATAATTTTGTGGAGCACCGCAAAGCAATGATTCGTTTCAGCAAAGTAATCGGGGCGCTCGCGTCGGCATATAAGCTTACCGGCGACGAAAAGTACGTTTTGCAGGCGGTAAAACATTTCAGGGCCTGGTTTATCAATGCCAAAACTTTAATGAACCCCAATTTGCTGTTTGCACAGGCCGTGAAAGGAAAGTTTACCGGGCGCAATTACGGCATCATGGACACCATTCACTTAATGGAGGTGGCTCAGGGTGCGCTCGTGATGCAGCGTGCTAAAACTTTCGATAAAAACACATTAGCAGGCGTAAAGCAGTGGTTTGCCGATTATACTTTGTGGCTAAACACCTCAAAGCCCGGCATTCAGGAAAAAACGGTGAAAAATAATCATGCCACCTGCTGGGCCATGCAAGCAGCATCGTTTGCCAGGCTTTGTGGCGACGAAAAGATGCTCGATTCTTTGCGAAACAGGTACAAAACTATTTTGTTGCCCAATCAAATGGGTACAGATGGCAGTTTTCCCTTAGAAACCGCAAGAACCAAACCTTACGGCTATTCAATCTTTAACCTTGATGCCATGACGATGCTTTGCCAGATCTTATCAACGCCACAAGATAACCTTTGGACTTTCGAAACGCCAGACGGAAAATCGATAAAAAAGGGCATTGCCTACCTTTATCCCTTTGTGGCCGATAAAAGCAAGTGGACATTGCAGCCCGATGTAATGTACTGGAACAACTGGCCCGTTGCACAGCCATTTTTATTATTCGGTGCCGTTCAGTTCGATCAAAAGAACTGGTACAGCACATGGGCTAAATTAGATCATCAACCGCAGGTAGAAGAGGTGATCAGAAACCTGCCAATCCGTAATCCCATAATCTGGTTTTGA
- a CDS encoding glycoside hydrolase family 2 TIM barrel-domain containing protein: protein MFKRTKYLFIIIALFSSQLVFAQKSARLSQDWEFLKQDLGGIWEAVRPVGLGNPESVPLWSKVNLPHCVNAEDAVDPDVNYYQGPAWYRTQLAIDNPYKQGRTILHFEGAGQKTDVYVYTMKVATHVGGYDEWKADITDAVAEFKKTEAFKKQFKGKVPISIRTDNSRDLEMIPSDLSDFNLYGGIYRHLNLIYNPALSLDQTFIKAEVDQLGKIGKLSIKGRFYNPDKVNDADVQFKIFDPKGKLVLKTTKKLSNLSGDVDLWSTEIKKPQLWSTESPLQYILQYEISAAAGNYKGEEKFGFRNIEFVEKGPFNLNGKRLLLRGTHRHEDHAGVAAAMTDDLVRTEMKMMKEMGVNFIRLGHYQQSRMVLNLCDSLGILVWEEIPWCRGGLGGDVYKEQARRMLTNMVEQHYNHPSIIIWGMGNENDWPGDFPEFDKQKIKAFMKELNDLSHQLDASRYTAIRRCDFCADIVDVYSPSIWAGWYRGAYTDYKKATEDEFAKVKRFLHVEWGGDSHAMRHSENPDKALSKIKTGGSADERAGDASLYGGAARISKDGDWSESYITNLIDWHLKEQENMPWLSGTAYWPFKDFSTPVRPDNPVPYMNQKGVIERDFTKKEAYFVFQSYWTEKPMAHIYGHTWRVRWGDEGEEKMVKVYSNCTEAEIFLNGKSFGTKKRNSQDYPAAGLRWNLPFVKGANIVKVIAKKGKETVSDEIQFTYQTAKWTKPVKMTLTKIDQQADIATVEAKLFDANGVQCLDAINWISFGLTGDGKLIDNQGTSSGSRKVQSYNGRAIIKVHLNKGQSVVSVASEGLKTVFLEL, encoded by the coding sequence ATGTTTAAAAGAACTAAATATCTATTTATCATAATTGCACTGTTTTCCAGTCAATTAGTATTCGCACAGAAAAGTGCCCGTTTAAGTCAGGACTGGGAGTTTTTGAAGCAAGATTTGGGCGGTATCTGGGAAGCCGTTCGGCCTGTGGGTTTGGGCAATCCCGAATCGGTGCCACTTTGGAGCAAGGTAAACCTACCACATTGTGTTAACGCCGAAGACGCTGTAGATCCGGATGTGAATTACTATCAGGGCCCCGCCTGGTACCGAACCCAATTAGCGATAGATAATCCTTACAAACAAGGTCGAACCATTTTGCATTTCGAAGGCGCAGGGCAAAAAACCGATGTTTACGTTTACACCATGAAGGTAGCTACTCATGTTGGCGGTTACGACGAATGGAAAGCTGATATTACCGATGCCGTGGCAGAATTTAAAAAGACTGAAGCTTTTAAAAAGCAGTTCAAAGGTAAAGTGCCCATTTCTATCCGTACCGATAATTCGAGGGATCTCGAAATGATCCCGTCCGATTTGTCTGACTTTAACCTTTATGGAGGCATCTACAGGCATTTGAACTTAATTTATAACCCAGCGCTTTCGCTCGATCAAACCTTTATTAAGGCAGAAGTTGATCAACTTGGTAAAATCGGTAAGCTCTCTATAAAAGGACGTTTTTATAATCCCGATAAAGTGAATGATGCCGATGTTCAGTTCAAGATCTTCGACCCGAAAGGGAAATTGGTCCTCAAAACCACAAAGAAATTGAGCAATCTTTCTGGCGACGTCGACCTTTGGAGCACCGAAATTAAGAAACCCCAATTATGGTCAACAGAAAGCCCTTTGCAATACATTTTGCAATATGAAATCAGCGCTGCGGCAGGAAATTATAAGGGCGAAGAGAAGTTCGGCTTTAGAAACATCGAGTTTGTAGAGAAAGGGCCATTCAACTTAAACGGTAAGCGCTTGTTGCTGCGGGGAACGCATCGGCACGAAGACCATGCAGGCGTTGCTGCCGCGATGACCGATGATTTGGTTCGCACTGAAATGAAAATGATGAAAGAAATGGGCGTAAACTTCATCCGTCTAGGTCATTACCAACAATCGCGAATGGTGTTGAACCTTTGCGATAGCCTTGGCATTTTGGTTTGGGAAGAAATTCCCTGGTGCAGAGGCGGCCTTGGCGGCGATGTTTACAAAGAGCAGGCCCGCCGGATGCTTACTAATATGGTTGAACAACATTATAACCATCCCTCCATTATCATTTGGGGAATGGGCAACGAAAACGATTGGCCAGGCGATTTCCCGGAGTTTGACAAGCAAAAAATCAAGGCCTTTATGAAAGAACTCAACGATCTTTCCCATCAGTTAGATGCCAGTCGCTACACTGCCATCAGGCGATGCGATTTTTGTGCAGACATTGTCGACGTATATTCGCCATCCATTTGGGCAGGCTGGTACCGCGGCGCCTATACTGATTATAAAAAAGCCACTGAAGACGAGTTTGCAAAGGTAAAGCGGTTTTTGCATGTAGAATGGGGCGGCGACAGTCACGCTATGCGGCATTCAGAAAACCCCGATAAGGCCTTAAGTAAGATTAAAACAGGCGGCAGCGCCGATGAAAGGGCAGGAGACGCCTCGCTGTATGGTGGTGCGGCCAGAATTTCGAAAGATGGCGACTGGAGTGAGTCTTACATTACAAACCTGATCGACTGGCATTTAAAGGAGCAGGAAAACATGCCCTGGCTCAGCGGAACTGCGTATTGGCCATTCAAGGATTTTTCTACACCTGTTCGACCGGATAACCCCGTGCCGTACATGAACCAGAAAGGCGTTATAGAAAGAGATTTTACAAAGAAAGAAGCCTATTTCGTGTTTCAATCTTACTGGACGGAAAAGCCGATGGCTCATATTTATGGACACACGTGGCGGGTGCGATGGGGCGATGAAGGAGAAGAAAAAATGGTTAAAGTGTATTCGAACTGTACCGAAGCTGAGATTTTTCTCAATGGAAAGAGCTTTGGTACAAAGAAAAGAAACAGTCAAGATTACCCCGCTGCCGGTCTGCGTTGGAATCTTCCATTTGTAAAAGGCGCAAACATCGTTAAGGTGATTGCTAAAAAAGGGAAAGAAACGGTTAGCGACGAAATTCAGTTCACCTATCAAACCGCCAAATGGACAAAACCTGTAAAAATGACTTTAACAAAAATCGATCAGCAAGCAGACATCGCCACCGTAGAAGCAAAACTGTTTGATGCTAATGGCGTGCAGTGTTTGGATGCCATAAACTGGATAAGTTTTGGTTTAACTGGTGATGGTAAATTAATTGATAATCAAGGCACATCGTCGGGATCGAGAAAAGTGCAGAGCTACAACGGCAGAGCCATTATAAAGGTGCATTTAAACAAAGGACAAAGTGTAGTATCGGTTGCATCTGAGGGATTAAAAACAGTATTTTTAGAATTATAG
- a CDS encoding glycoside hydrolase family 88 protein — MNLKIKITIISALSISVVKAQKVDVKKAISAAAKQTEVLIKNVDSARLANPKQVSPRTVEKGQFKMVGSKDWTSGFFPAELWYFYQYTKDKKWRDLAKKYTEDIKKEQYNKGTHDLGFMIYCPFGNGYRLTSDTAYRGVIVQAAKSLSTRFNKTAGVIRSWDHNGDKWQFPVIIDNMMNLELLFEATKLTGDSAFYKIAVSHANTTIKNHFRPDFSSYHVVDYDPETGDVRKKNTAQGYADESAWARGQAWALYGYTMCYRETKNNAYLAQADGIAGFILNNKITPADGVPYWDYNDPKIPNVSRDASAAAITASALYELAKYSSNGKKYKAAADKILYSLSTKYTSKLGDNYGFILEHSTGHRPANSEVDVPINYADYYYLEALLRRR; from the coding sequence ATGAATTTAAAAATTAAGATAACAATAATAAGTGCCTTGTCTATCAGTGTAGTAAAGGCCCAAAAAGTGGATGTTAAAAAGGCTATCTCTGCCGCGGCCAAGCAAACCGAAGTTTTGATTAAGAACGTAGATTCTGCCCGGCTGGCCAATCCAAAACAGGTATCGCCCAGAACGGTAGAAAAAGGCCAGTTTAAAATGGTCGGTTCTAAAGATTGGACCAGCGGTTTTTTTCCGGCCGAGCTGTGGTATTTTTATCAGTATACTAAAGATAAAAAGTGGCGCGATCTGGCCAAAAAATATACCGAAGACATTAAAAAAGAACAATACAATAAGGGAACACACGATTTGGGCTTTATGATCTACTGCCCGTTCGGTAATGGCTATCGTTTGACAAGCGATACCGCTTACCGCGGAGTTATTGTTCAGGCTGCAAAATCTTTATCTACCCGTTTTAACAAAACCGCCGGTGTAATCCGGTCGTGGGATCACAATGGCGATAAGTGGCAGTTTCCTGTAATCATCGATAATATGATGAACCTCGAGCTGCTGTTTGAAGCAACCAAATTAACAGGCGATTCCGCGTTTTATAAGATAGCCGTTTCGCATGCCAACACTACCATAAAAAACCATTTCCGACCCGATTTCAGTTCGTATCATGTTGTAGATTACGACCCGGAAACCGGAGATGTGCGCAAGAAAAATACGGCTCAGGGTTATGCCGATGAATCAGCATGGGCTCGCGGTCAGGCCTGGGCGCTTTACGGTTACACCATGTGTTACCGCGAAACAAAAAATAACGCATACCTGGCTCAAGCTGATGGGATTGCGGGTTTCATCTTAAATAATAAGATTACGCCTGCAGATGGCGTTCCATATTGGGATTACAATGATCCGAAAATCCCGAATGTATCCAGAGATGCTTCTGCAGCCGCCATTACCGCTTCGGCATTGTACGAGCTGGCAAAGTACAGTAGCAACGGTAAAAAATACAAGGCAGCTGCCGATAAGATTTTGTATTCGTTGAGTACGAAATATACCAGTAAGTTAGGCGATAATTATGGTTTCATTTTGGAACACAGCACGGGGCATAGGCCGGCAAATTCGGAGGTTGATGTACCAATTAATTATGCCGACTATTATTATTTGGAGGCGCTTTTGAGGAGGAGATGA